Proteins encoded in a region of the Halodesulfovibrio marinisediminis DSM 17456 genome:
- the trmFO gene encoding methylenetetrahydrofolate--tRNA-(uracil(54)-C(5))-methyltransferase (FADH(2)-oxidizing) TrmFO has translation MSELSKIAIIGGGLAGCECARKLSHAGVAVTIFEMKPEKYSPAHSYEGLAELVCSNSFRSDQPDAAVGILKQEMREMDSLVLEAAEATRVPAGKALAVNRELFSNYITKAITEDENITLVHKEITSLDAEELAEFDAVVLAAGPLASDALSESLAQAIDATHLYFYDAIAPIVTADSINMDIAFWGSRYNPEDTDYLNCALNEEEYHALREALIAGEKAPTKDFEKEIHFEGCMPIEALAERGEMTLAFGSFKPVGFTDPRTGERPFALVQLRTENLNKTMFNLVGCQTKLKYKEQDRIFRMIPGLENAEFVRYGSVHRNTYVNAPETLTTELALKNRPNIYLAGQITGVEGYVESAACGLWVGTLLAAKAKKLQLSEPPAETCLGGLLAHLRTEQKNFQPANVQFGLTPALNRKARKKERKALYAQRARETFTAWLEEQKETLDDCCL, from the coding sequence GTGTCAGAACTATCCAAGATTGCTATTATCGGCGGTGGCCTTGCTGGCTGTGAATGTGCCCGCAAACTCTCCCATGCCGGAGTCGCCGTTACTATATTTGAAATGAAACCGGAGAAATACTCTCCGGCACACAGTTATGAAGGACTTGCTGAACTTGTTTGCTCCAACTCCTTCCGTTCCGATCAGCCAGATGCTGCTGTAGGCATTCTGAAACAGGAAATGCGCGAAATGGACAGCCTTGTGCTTGAAGCAGCAGAGGCCACTCGTGTTCCTGCAGGTAAAGCACTCGCTGTTAACCGTGAACTGTTCAGTAACTACATCACGAAAGCAATTACTGAGGATGAAAACATCACCCTCGTACACAAAGAAATTACATCTCTGGACGCAGAAGAGCTTGCAGAGTTTGATGCCGTTGTACTCGCTGCTGGTCCGCTTGCAAGTGACGCGCTAAGCGAATCCCTTGCACAGGCCATTGATGCAACACATCTGTATTTCTACGATGCCATTGCACCAATTGTTACTGCTGATTCCATCAACATGGATATCGCCTTCTGGGGTTCCCGCTACAATCCGGAAGACACCGACTACCTTAACTGCGCACTGAACGAAGAAGAATACCATGCTCTTCGTGAAGCACTTATTGCCGGTGAAAAAGCGCCAACAAAAGATTTCGAAAAAGAAATTCACTTTGAAGGCTGTATGCCGATTGAAGCACTTGCAGAACGCGGTGAAATGACCCTTGCATTCGGATCATTCAAGCCAGTTGGTTTCACAGATCCACGCACTGGAGAACGCCCTTTTGCACTGGTTCAGCTGCGTACTGAGAACTTGAACAAGACCATGTTCAACCTCGTAGGTTGCCAGACCAAGCTTAAATACAAAGAGCAGGATCGCATCTTCCGCATGATTCCAGGACTGGAAAATGCAGAATTTGTCCGCTACGGCAGTGTCCACCGCAACACTTACGTGAATGCACCTGAGACTCTGACCACCGAGCTTGCACTCAAGAACCGTCCAAACATCTACCTTGCAGGTCAGATCACTGGTGTTGAGGGCTATGTTGAATCTGCAGCATGCGGTCTGTGGGTCGGAACATTGCTTGCTGCAAAAGCTAAAAAACTTCAACTTTCAGAACCTCCTGCAGAAACTTGCCTCGGCGGTCTGCTTGCCCACCTGCGCACTGAGCAGAAAAACTTCCAGCCGGCAAACGTTCAGTTTGGTCTCACTCCAGCACTGAATCGCAAGGCACGTAAAAAAGAACGCAAGGCGCTCTATGCACAACGCGCTCGCGAAACCTTTACAGCCTGGCTCGAAGAGCAAAAAGAAACGCTCGACGACTGCTGCCTGTAG
- a CDS encoding MTH1187 family thiamine-binding protein, translating into MSVIAALSIFPMDKGVSLSPYVARALTVIKESGLAYELGPMGTAIEGEWDEVMQTVSACYKELEQDCDRIYLTLNIDSRKGRTNGLKGKPASVAAKLI; encoded by the coding sequence ATGTCTGTGATAGCAGCACTATCTATCTTCCCGATGGATAAAGGCGTCAGTTTGAGCCCTTATGTTGCGCGGGCCCTCACCGTCATCAAAGAAAGCGGACTCGCGTACGAGTTGGGGCCGATGGGAACAGCAATCGAAGGAGAATGGGATGAAGTGATGCAGACAGTCTCTGCATGCTACAAAGAACTGGAGCAGGACTGTGACAGAATCTACCTCACTCTTAACATAGACTCCCGAAAAGGCAGAACAAACGGCCTGAAAGGAAAACCAGCCTCTGTGGCTGCCAAGCTGATATAA
- a CDS encoding ArnT family glycosyltransferase — protein MSDFSDPTKSQEKIKRNEEESTETAQHETTPAHVEQEETVEEAIPQEPLTEEPSLNDSSEEVTDVRTSSSEYIEQPEGTEKTKTPETDSETDETPLSEQSSASETDNYQGSEDNSLSESEETPASEQREDFETTTDAKAADDTPDAETADTDDELIVAATASKVSGRFVRKQTENIRPESESVTAEETTPQQDTISAEVPPQSRQKKKKEKKPKEPLPDVAPESKILNSLSLLPWLTLLIFAALQGGIALFFRDLWPIQEAQTAAVVKDTLAASNWLTPMLDGKPYSGAMPLYFWFSSAVALIPDIALNFLVKASTVLSSMLFVLSTYIFARAVGVSKKTSLAAGLLTIAAFIPAISMQLNGLETLFAAFVTLSHAAFVMGWKRERSLLWLPLGFICVAAATLTGGFPGLILPLFSILFISLWRKRPTRFGEWDVACGFGIFLIIVLSWFTYVNFAVQPEYLLNLVPNILSAPFKGALAHLPYWWHMLAMLPFMLLPWLIVVLVLPWTKLFSIVFYKNILATRNPENIGVAYLWLSAVLSCALYSVLDYMTPVWLLVLLPQIAILAARAIKNFSPLRSKIFYRLHALIFLAAGAGLIGLVNFTQLIPFEIHGWMYLSAILLATAGLFWLRSPLNSRLGIVGLALVMTILLQPLLIMSAPAINSFISIKDISMTMEEYAEKDFVPVVYNTDPAPFAYFVNKPVTHVFDPHSLSTVLNTNKNVVLIMSATDWDNWLTKPESLKLVGTQGAAIPHLGKGFILAVQEKRASRYGTPEVKEPQDETTPPKSQEPAVEEPEPTPPAKDEPALDAPQTDNEEEPAPLGEPLNDNSTTATSEAVQQETALTLPITPELTAPANQ, from the coding sequence ATGAGCGACTTTTCTGATCCTACAAAGTCACAAGAAAAAATAAAACGCAATGAAGAGGAATCTACAGAAACTGCACAGCATGAGACAACGCCAGCCCACGTTGAGCAGGAAGAAACTGTAGAAGAAGCTATTCCGCAGGAACCTCTTACAGAAGAACCATCTTTAAATGATTCCTCTGAAGAAGTAACTGATGTTCGAACCTCTTCATCAGAATATATCGAGCAGCCAGAAGGCACTGAAAAAACAAAGACACCCGAAACTGATTCTGAAACAGACGAGACTCCACTATCTGAACAATCCTCCGCTTCTGAGACAGATAACTATCAAGGCTCTGAAGATAATTCCCTTTCTGAATCAGAAGAAACGCCTGCTTCCGAGCAGCGAGAGGACTTTGAAACAACTACGGACGCAAAAGCGGCTGATGATACACCAGACGCTGAGACCGCCGACACTGATGATGAGCTTATTGTTGCAGCAACCGCATCCAAAGTAAGCGGCAGGTTCGTCAGAAAACAAACAGAAAACATCCGTCCTGAATCTGAGTCTGTAACGGCTGAAGAAACTACGCCACAACAGGACACCATTTCAGCTGAGGTGCCTCCTCAATCACGACAAAAGAAAAAGAAAGAAAAAAAACCGAAAGAACCACTTCCGGATGTCGCTCCAGAAAGCAAGATTCTTAACAGTCTTTCCCTTCTTCCGTGGCTTACACTTCTTATTTTTGCAGCACTGCAAGGCGGCATCGCCCTCTTCTTCCGTGATCTCTGGCCAATACAGGAAGCCCAGACTGCAGCAGTTGTAAAAGATACTCTAGCTGCTTCTAACTGGCTAACTCCGATGCTGGACGGTAAACCGTACAGCGGAGCCATGCCGCTTTACTTCTGGTTCTCCAGTGCTGTTGCTCTGATTCCAGATATCGCCCTAAATTTCTTAGTAAAAGCCAGCACGGTGCTCAGCAGCATGCTGTTTGTACTTTCCACCTATATCTTTGCCCGCGCCGTTGGTGTCAGCAAAAAAACAAGCCTTGCAGCAGGATTACTGACCATTGCAGCTTTTATTCCGGCAATTTCAATGCAGCTTAACGGGCTTGAGACTTTGTTTGCAGCTTTTGTAACCCTATCTCATGCTGCTTTTGTTATGGGCTGGAAACGCGAACGCTCGTTACTCTGGCTTCCACTTGGTTTCATCTGCGTAGCTGCTGCAACGCTTACAGGCGGCTTTCCAGGGCTTATCCTGCCTCTATTCAGCATTCTGTTTATCAGCCTCTGGCGCAAACGTCCTACCCGCTTCGGTGAATGGGATGTAGCTTGCGGCTTCGGAATATTCCTAATTATTGTACTCAGCTGGTTTACCTATGTAAATTTTGCAGTCCAACCGGAATACCTCCTCAACCTTGTGCCAAACATTCTGTCAGCACCGTTTAAAGGTGCGCTGGCGCATCTGCCATACTGGTGGCACATGCTTGCCATGCTGCCGTTTATGCTGCTCCCATGGCTCATTGTTGTTCTTGTTCTTCCCTGGACCAAGCTCTTCAGCATCGTTTTCTATAAGAATATTCTGGCAACAAGAAACCCTGAAAATATAGGGGTAGCTTACCTGTGGCTTTCCGCAGTATTAAGTTGCGCACTTTACAGCGTACTGGATTACATGACACCTGTCTGGCTTCTTGTGCTTCTGCCACAGATTGCTATCCTCGCTGCACGAGCTATTAAAAACTTCTCACCGCTCCGCAGTAAGATCTTCTACAGATTGCATGCCCTCATCTTCCTAGCGGCAGGCGCAGGTCTCATCGGGCTTGTAAACTTTACCCAGCTTATTCCGTTTGAAATTCATGGCTGGATGTACCTCTCTGCAATTCTGCTGGCGACCGCAGGTCTTTTTTGGCTTCGCTCACCGCTTAACAGCAGGCTCGGTATTGTCGGTCTTGCTCTGGTTATGACTATCCTTTTGCAGCCACTGCTCATCATGTCAGCCCCTGCAATTAACAGCTTCATTTCCATTAAAGACATATCCATGACAATGGAAGAATACGCTGAAAAAGACTTTGTCCCTGTGGTCTACAATACTGACCCGGCACCATTTGCATACTTCGTAAACAAACCTGTTACCCACGTATTTGATCCACATTCACTGAGTACTGTCCTTAATACCAATAAAAATGTTGTTCTCATCATGAGTGCAACAGACTGGGACAACTGGTTAACTAAACCTGAATCCCTTAAGCTTGTCGGCACACAAGGTGCCGCCATCCCGCACCTAGGAAAAGGCTTCATCCTTGCTGTTCAAGAAAAAAGAGCAAGCCGCTATGGCACTCCTGAAGTTAAAGAACCACAGGATGAAACAACGCCTCCTAAGTCACAGGAACCAGCCGTGGAAGAACCTGAACCAACTCCACCTGCCAAAGATGAACCAGCGCTGGATGCCCCACAAACTGACAACGAAGAGGAGCCTGCTCCCCTTGGTGAACCGCTGAACGACAACAGCACAACAGCCACTTCCGAAGCAGTACAGCAGGAAACAGCACTGACTTTACCAATCACACCAGAACTTACAGCACCGGCTAATCAGTAG
- the glgP gene encoding alpha-glucan family phosphorylase, with protein sequence MQPLKIFNVIPKLPEGLEDLWKLAYNFRFTWCGHTENVFKQIDQQLWSTTSHNPLLFLQLVDPKRLENVAKDPFFQSQLKLTTETLKEYFEERPSPVIEDASPDNPAVAYFSFEFGIASCMPIYSGGLGILAGDHLKSASDLNIPLVGIGLLYKHGYYHQYLTPDGWQQESYPDLDFNQIPVLPLEDEHGNHMRITIPLGKSELHAQIWKAQVGRITLLLMDTEITDNPPEFRAITASLYGGDIEMRLWQEILLGIGGMKVLEVCGYNPQVIHMNEGHSAFAGVERIRSFMRKGLTFESASEIVASSSVFTTHTPVPAGNDRFSPELIEKYFSDYARDLGLAFKVFLSFGRENPFDDKEEFCMTVLALKLSRFNNGVSKLHKHVSRNMWKELWPAYPMDDIPISSLTNGIHAPSWTADDMQEVYDRYLGTNWREDPDCETLWSRAANISDAELWRTHERLRARLVDFARTRLRRQLEAHGARKQEIQNAEEILNPQALTIGFARRFATYKRANLIMREKDRLLRLFKDEERPIQFIFAGKAHPADNEGKKYIKEVVSTCRSLDYRFHMVFLEDYDMEIAKHMLAGCDVWLNTPRRPFEACGTSGMKAIFNGALTFSTLDGWWDEAYLPDNSIGWAIGKGEEYSDPDYQDYVELRTLFNVLEVDIIPEFYDRGRGGLPRQWIRRMKKALTTLGPEFNSHRMVMDYVHKAYKPAYDNFHNLSRYDFQPARELAEWRNDIMTKWSGINIRNAHIEVMDETYVGESIRISVDVKLNEIPCDCISAEAYFGQVQQDGEFVSRNIKKLKTVGDPDPEGWQHFEGVVKPSKAGRFGYTIRLIPTNPLLIDPRSLGLIRWAVPQESS encoded by the coding sequence ATGCAGCCGTTAAAAATATTCAATGTTATTCCAAAGCTGCCAGAAGGTCTGGAAGACTTGTGGAAACTTGCTTACAACTTCCGCTTTACTTGGTGTGGACACACTGAAAACGTATTTAAACAAATTGATCAACAACTATGGTCTACTACAAGCCATAACCCGCTACTCTTTTTACAGCTTGTTGATCCAAAACGTTTGGAAAACGTAGCCAAGGACCCATTCTTCCAATCGCAACTCAAGCTCACAACAGAGACCCTTAAAGAATATTTTGAAGAACGTCCTTCTCCAGTCATCGAAGATGCCTCGCCGGATAATCCTGCAGTGGCATATTTCAGTTTTGAATTCGGTATCGCAAGCTGTATGCCGATCTATTCTGGTGGGTTGGGTATACTGGCCGGTGACCATCTTAAGTCGGCATCAGATTTAAACATTCCACTTGTAGGAATCGGGCTGCTCTATAAGCACGGCTACTACCATCAATATCTCACACCGGATGGCTGGCAGCAGGAATCCTACCCAGATCTTGATTTCAACCAAATTCCAGTTCTTCCATTAGAGGATGAACATGGAAACCATATGCGTATCACTATACCTCTGGGAAAAAGTGAACTTCATGCACAAATTTGGAAAGCTCAGGTAGGCCGCATTACTTTATTACTTATGGATACAGAAATTACCGATAACCCTCCAGAATTTAGGGCTATAACTGCAAGCCTGTATGGAGGAGATATTGAGATGCGCCTATGGCAGGAAATTCTTCTTGGAATCGGTGGTATGAAGGTGCTTGAAGTCTGCGGTTATAATCCTCAGGTCATTCATATGAATGAGGGACACTCAGCCTTTGCAGGCGTTGAACGCATCCGTTCCTTCATGCGGAAAGGTCTTACGTTTGAGTCCGCTTCTGAGATTGTTGCCTCAAGCTCTGTATTCACGACGCACACTCCTGTCCCAGCAGGTAACGATAGATTCAGCCCTGAGCTGATAGAAAAATATTTTTCTGATTACGCACGAGACCTTGGCTTAGCATTTAAGGTATTCCTCTCATTCGGGCGTGAAAATCCGTTCGATGATAAAGAGGAATTCTGTATGACAGTGCTTGCGCTCAAGCTTTCCCGTTTCAACAACGGCGTTTCTAAGCTGCATAAACATGTATCCAGAAACATGTGGAAAGAACTCTGGCCGGCATATCCAATGGATGACATTCCTATTTCATCACTCACAAACGGTATTCACGCTCCATCATGGACTGCCGATGACATGCAAGAAGTCTACGACAGATACCTTGGTACCAATTGGCGGGAAGATCCAGACTGTGAAACACTATGGAGCCGAGCCGCCAACATCTCCGATGCAGAGCTTTGGCGTACGCATGAACGCCTTCGTGCCCGTCTTGTAGATTTTGCACGAACCCGTCTCCGCAGGCAGCTTGAAGCGCACGGCGCACGAAAACAGGAAATCCAGAATGCGGAAGAAATCTTAAACCCGCAGGCTCTGACAATTGGCTTTGCCAGACGATTTGCAACGTACAAACGCGCAAATCTTATCATGCGCGAAAAAGACAGGTTGCTTCGTTTGTTCAAAGATGAAGAACGCCCTATCCAATTCATCTTTGCTGGTAAAGCACACCCAGCGGACAATGAAGGCAAGAAATACATTAAAGAAGTTGTATCGACCTGCCGCAGTCTGGACTACCGCTTCCATATGGTCTTCCTTGAAGACTATGACATGGAAATTGCGAAACACATGCTGGCAGGTTGCGACGTCTGGCTGAACACACCTAGGCGTCCTTTCGAAGCATGTGGAACCAGCGGAATGAAAGCAATCTTTAACGGTGCACTGACATTCAGTACTCTCGACGGCTGGTGGGACGAAGCTTATCTTCCTGACAACAGTATTGGCTGGGCAATCGGTAAAGGTGAAGAATATTCTGATCCAGATTATCAGGATTATGTTGAACTGCGAACACTTTTCAACGTACTCGAAGTTGATATAATTCCTGAATTCTATGATCGCGGACGAGGCGGCCTTCCTCGCCAGTGGATTCGCCGTATGAAAAAAGCACTTACAACGCTTGGACCGGAATTCAACTCACACCGGATGGTTATGGACTATGTCCACAAGGCATACAAACCTGCATATGACAACTTCCACAACCTGTCCCGTTACGACTTCCAACCGGCACGTGAACTTGCTGAGTGGCGTAACGATATCATGACAAAATGGAGCGGCATTAACATACGCAATGCTCACATTGAAGTTATGGATGAAACTTATGTGGGAGAATCAATACGCATCAGTGTTGATGTAAAACTCAATGAAATTCCATGCGACTGTATCTCTGCCGAAGCTTATTTCGGACAGGTACAGCAGGATGGAGAATTCGTTTCCCGTAATATCAAAAAACTGAAAACAGTCGGAGATCCAGACCCAGAAGGCTGGCAACATTTTGAAGGCGTTGTGAAACCATCAAAAGCAGGCCGATTCGGGTATACCATCCGTCTTATTCCGACGAACCCGCTCCTCATAGACCCACGCTCACTCGGACTGATCCGTTGGGCAGTGCCACAGGAATCATCGTAA
- the dut gene encoding dUTP diphosphatase, with the protein MGDQESLQNIMTLQLNVRFLRGSAAELYGAGAGAGADGACGLAYATPCSAGLDLRACFEQDNIMIPAGGRYAIPAGIAIDPQCNTVAGFIYSRSGLGTKKGLTVSQGVGVVDPDYRGEIFISLLNTSGEDRVITRGERVAQLVFQPFFRAQISVVDSLEETERGEGGFGHTGTM; encoded by the coding sequence GTGGGCGATCAGGAATCGTTACAGAATATAATGACATTACAACTGAATGTGCGCTTTCTGCGTGGGTCAGCAGCTGAATTATATGGTGCTGGTGCTGGTGCAGGGGCTGATGGTGCCTGCGGCCTTGCATATGCAACGCCGTGCTCTGCTGGGTTGGATTTGCGAGCCTGTTTTGAGCAAGACAATATTATGATCCCTGCCGGAGGCCGTTATGCGATTCCTGCCGGTATCGCCATTGACCCTCAGTGTAATACTGTGGCGGGATTTATCTATTCCCGTAGCGGGCTTGGTACCAAAAAGGGATTAACCGTCAGTCAGGGCGTCGGGGTTGTTGATCCTGATTATCGCGGTGAAATATTTATTTCATTATTGAATACTTCCGGCGAAGACCGTGTCATCACACGTGGTGAACGTGTGGCACAACTGGTCTTTCAGCCGTTTTTCCGTGCTCAGATTTCCGTAGTAGATTCACTTGAAGAAACTGAGCGTGGCGAAGGTGGTTTCGGACATACCGGGACTATGTAA
- a CDS encoding nitroreductase family protein, whose protein sequence is MSFYSVDQTKCKKCLICAEVCPNKLILKDKETGIPKIRIGGEASCLQCGHCVAVCPVDCVKLEPMPSENFTPINKPLAISTEQADQFLRTRRSIRAFKSKPVDHETLQEIVALTNYAPSASHKQPVQWIMVESPELVRELAEMTIEWMTDLRKNNRELAKKYSVAGLIAGWKKGQDLILRGAPHLAISYTEKGNTWNNTDSAIALSYLELAAHSRGVGACFAGFFTYCANAYMPLRERLGLQENHICCGGHMLGYAKFSYPRIPMRKKLSVNWL, encoded by the coding sequence GTGTCTTTTTATTCTGTAGATCAAACCAAGTGTAAAAAATGCCTTATCTGTGCAGAAGTCTGCCCGAACAAACTTATCCTTAAAGATAAAGAAACAGGCATTCCTAAAATACGTATCGGCGGTGAAGCATCATGTCTTCAGTGCGGGCACTGTGTTGCCGTCTGTCCCGTGGACTGTGTGAAACTAGAACCAATGCCAAGTGAAAACTTCACTCCTATTAATAAGCCGCTGGCAATCTCTACAGAACAAGCTGATCAGTTCCTCCGCACCCGCCGTTCAATTCGGGCCTTTAAATCAAAACCGGTAGACCATGAAACGTTGCAGGAGATTGTAGCTCTTACAAACTATGCTCCTTCAGCAAGCCATAAACAACCTGTGCAGTGGATTATGGTGGAATCACCAGAACTGGTACGTGAGCTGGCTGAAATGACCATCGAATGGATGACAGACCTGCGCAAGAACAACCGTGAGCTGGCAAAAAAATACAGCGTTGCAGGCCTGATTGCCGGATGGAAAAAAGGACAGGACTTAATTCTGCGCGGGGCTCCGCATCTTGCCATTTCATACACGGAAAAAGGCAATACATGGAACAACACAGACAGCGCCATTGCTCTTTCCTATTTAGAGCTTGCCGCACACTCCAGAGGCGTAGGTGCCTGTTTTGCCGGATTCTTTACCTATTGTGCCAATGCTTATATGCCGCTAAGAGAACGACTTGGGCTGCAAGAAAACCATATTTGCTGTGGTGGACACATGCTCGGTTACGCTAAGTTCTCCTATCCACGGATTCCAATGCGCAAAAAACTTTCCGTGAACTGGCTGTAG
- a CDS encoding MATE family efflux transporter: MLSRLKRRWKEPFGYRDVLNVGLPLVVSLGSTTAMEFTDRIFLSNYSLISIAAALPAAMVNLVFLLFAMGISAYSSVFIAQYYGACKYEKIGSVVWQAIYFCCIAWVLLASLALVAEPFFAFVGHAPEVQREEVVYFSILTVGSGCALVANAIGCFFTGLGKTRPNMVVNVIAVIINIPLDYMLINGVWFFPEMGIAGAGLATVSSWAMQIVMYAMLVFTRKNDTVYNVIRAWRFNKNLFLRMMRYGIPSGLNNFFDVFAFTMFIMVIGRLGEVELAASNIVLSINSLAFLPVVGLNIAASILVGQAMGRKDVGQATVAAHSVLHVALLWMGTFGAIFILFPYELTSLFKPADISAEQFANIQSMCQILLAYVALFCIQDAIALVFFGSLKGAGDTMYVMWAIAICATLGLGVPMFIGRFVFDAGLHVLWGMLIAYVCTLALAAYLRFRGGKWQHIQMIEQEPSSC; encoded by the coding sequence ATGTTATCTCGGTTAAAAAGACGCTGGAAAGAACCCTTCGGGTATCGTGATGTCCTCAATGTGGGGCTTCCTCTTGTTGTCAGCCTTGGCTCAACAACAGCCATGGAATTCACTGACAGGATTTTCCTTAGTAACTATTCACTGATATCTATCGCTGCTGCGTTGCCGGCAGCTATGGTGAATCTGGTGTTTTTGCTATTTGCAATGGGGATTTCTGCCTACAGTTCTGTATTTATTGCACAATATTATGGGGCATGTAAGTATGAGAAGATTGGTTCTGTTGTTTGGCAGGCAATTTATTTCTGTTGCATTGCATGGGTGCTGTTGGCTTCGTTAGCTTTAGTAGCAGAGCCGTTCTTTGCCTTTGTCGGTCATGCACCGGAAGTACAGCGGGAAGAAGTTGTTTACTTCTCGATTCTTACAGTTGGGTCAGGCTGTGCACTTGTTGCCAATGCCATTGGCTGCTTCTTTACTGGGTTAGGAAAAACTCGTCCGAATATGGTAGTGAACGTCATTGCGGTTATTATCAATATCCCTCTCGACTATATGCTCATTAACGGTGTGTGGTTTTTTCCGGAGATGGGCATAGCCGGTGCCGGGCTGGCAACAGTGTCATCATGGGCAATGCAGATAGTGATGTACGCTATGCTGGTGTTTACTCGTAAAAACGACACCGTCTATAATGTTATTAGGGCTTGGCGTTTTAATAAGAATCTCTTTTTGCGCATGATGCGCTATGGCATACCTAGCGGGCTGAACAACTTCTTTGATGTTTTTGCTTTTACCATGTTTATTATGGTTATTGGTAGACTCGGTGAAGTTGAACTTGCAGCCTCTAACATAGTGTTATCCATCAATTCATTGGCTTTTTTGCCTGTTGTAGGGCTTAATATTGCAGCTTCTATTCTTGTAGGGCAGGCAATGGGGCGTAAGGATGTGGGACAGGCTACTGTTGCTGCCCATAGCGTGTTGCATGTGGCCTTGCTTTGGATGGGAACCTTTGGTGCCATTTTTATCTTGTTCCCGTATGAATTGACATCATTGTTTAAGCCTGCAGATATTTCGGCTGAACAGTTTGCTAATATTCAGTCCATGTGCCAGATATTGCTGGCGTATGTCGCTTTGTTCTGCATTCAGGATGCAATTGCATTGGTCTTTTTTGGATCATTGAAAGGGGCTGGCGATACTATGTATGTTATGTGGGCGATTGCGATATGCGCAACGTTGGGACTGGGTGTACCAATGTTTATTGGGCGATTTGTATTTGACGCCGGGTTGCATGTTCTGTGGGGGATGTTGATCGCGTATGTTTGTACTCTTGCTCTTGCTGCATATCTAAGATTCCGTGGCGGTAAGTGGCAGCATATTCAGATGATAGAACAAGAGCCAAGCTCTTGCTAA
- a CDS encoding calcium/sodium antiporter, whose amino-acid sequence MLLYIASLLAGGLLLWKGADWVVDSASAIARRFGISELIIGLTIVAMGTSLPEFLVTLTATLKGIPSISFANIVGSNIFNLGIILGAVAMINSVSGSKSLITRDIPILLGVELFIRVVASTGQLGRWSGILLTAAFAGYLLWMYRQCKKPTSTDATAFCDATSESEAASFKDYLLLPVGLIAVSFGSQFVVDGASGVARIFGLSEWLIGVTIVAAGTSLPELVTCLSASVKGKNEMILGNLVGSDFFNFAGVLGLTSIIHPIAVKQGELLNMSMAVGVVILLWVLIRTHGKITRNEGMLLFAVGIGRWGMEIWRAAM is encoded by the coding sequence ATGCTTTTATATATTGCATCCCTTTTGGCTGGTGGCCTCCTTTTGTGGAAAGGAGCAGACTGGGTTGTGGACTCAGCATCCGCTATCGCCCGTCGTTTCGGCATTTCTGAGCTAATCATTGGATTAACCATTGTGGCTATGGGAACCAGCCTTCCGGAATTTCTGGTAACATTAACGGCAACGCTTAAAGGAATTCCATCCATTTCATTTGCAAACATTGTTGGTTCAAACATCTTCAACTTGGGCATCATCTTGGGTGCTGTTGCGATGATTAACAGTGTGTCCGGCAGTAAATCTTTAATCACTAGAGATATTCCAATCTTATTGGGTGTAGAGCTTTTTATTCGTGTGGTTGCGTCTACTGGTCAGCTGGGACGATGGAGCGGGATTCTGTTAACCGCTGCTTTTGCCGGGTACCTTTTGTGGATGTACCGCCAGTGTAAAAAGCCGACCTCCACAGATGCTACTGCATTTTGTGATGCTACAAGTGAAAGTGAAGCAGCTTCGTTTAAGGATTACCTTCTGCTGCCAGTGGGACTTATTGCTGTAAGTTTCGGCAGTCAGTTTGTGGTTGACGGTGCTTCCGGTGTTGCCCGCATTTTTGGATTGAGCGAGTGGCTTATCGGTGTCACTATTGTTGCAGCTGGTACTTCTCTTCCGGAACTGGTGACCTGTCTTTCCGCTTCTGTAAAAGGAAAGAATGAAATGATCTTGGGTAACCTTGTGGGTAGTGACTTCTTCAATTTTGCAGGTGTCCTTGGACTCACTTCTATTATTCATCCGATAGCGGTAAAGCAGGGTGAGTTGTTGAACATGAGTATGGCAGTTGGTGTGGTGATTTTATTATGGGTGCTTATCCGCACACATGGCAAAATTACTCGTAATGAGGGCATGCTGCTCTTTGCTGTGGGTATTGGTCGCTGGGGTATGGAAATATGGCGGGCCGCCATGTAA